From a region of the Thermococcus sp. 21S7 genome:
- the gatE gene encoding Glu-tRNA(Gln) amidotransferase subunit GatE, protein MMMAYDYEKLGLKVGLEIHRQLDTKKLFSPVPSELSDEVEFTFQRRLRPTISELGEIDPAALEEFKKGKSYIYEGNHLLADLVYMDEEPPHMPDEEALKVSLQISYLLNATPVDEVHFMRKIVIDGSNVSGFQRTAIIAMNGKVDTPWGSVGIPTICLEEDACRIVERREKEVIYRLDRLGIPLVEISTTPDIHHPEQAKVVAKYIGDALRATRKVKRGLGTIRQDLNVSIRGGARVEIKGVQELDMIPVIIEREIERQLNLLKIRDELRERGVKPEDIKEEFHDVTDIFENTESKIIARTVKRGGKVLAVKLPKFRGLIGREIQPGRRLGTEMADRAKKYVKGIFHIDELPNYGITELEVNGVIEKLGLGEEDAFVLVAADEERAKNALHEVVQRAREAIEGVPEETRRALPDGNTQYMRPLPGKARMYPETDIPPILITSEMKDDILANLPELPQERVERYVKEYGIDKSLAETLVNDERDELFEELIARGVKPSLAASILVVVLKGLKKEAPIENITDDHIREAFDLYLNGKIAKEAFEEIFKELAKNPKKSAAQVAEEKGLTLLSEEEVERIIDEVVQANIDVIKAKGMGAMGMIMGRAMAKLRGRADGKLVSTLVRKKIGELS, encoded by the coding sequence ATGATGATGGCGTACGATTACGAAAAGCTCGGTCTCAAGGTAGGTCTTGAAATCCACAGACAGCTGGACACCAAAAAGCTGTTTTCACCCGTCCCGAGTGAGCTCAGCGATGAGGTTGAGTTCACATTCCAGAGGAGGCTGAGGCCCACGATAAGCGAGCTGGGTGAAATAGACCCCGCCGCGCTGGAGGAGTTCAAGAAGGGGAAGAGCTACATCTACGAGGGCAACCACCTGCTGGCGGACCTCGTTTACATGGATGAGGAGCCTCCCCACATGCCGGACGAAGAGGCGTTAAAGGTCTCCCTCCAGATAAGCTACCTCCTCAACGCCACCCCGGTTGACGAAGTCCACTTCATGCGCAAGATAGTCATAGACGGCTCCAACGTCTCCGGCTTCCAGAGAACCGCGATAATAGCCATGAACGGTAAGGTCGACACCCCATGGGGAAGCGTCGGGATTCCCACCATATGCCTTGAGGAGGACGCGTGCCGCATCGTCGAAAGGAGAGAAAAGGAGGTAATCTACCGCCTGGACCGCCTCGGCATTCCGCTCGTTGAAATAAGCACAACCCCCGACATACACCACCCGGAGCAGGCGAAGGTCGTGGCCAAGTACATAGGCGACGCGCTGAGGGCGACGAGAAAGGTCAAGCGCGGTCTCGGAACCATCAGGCAGGACCTCAACGTCTCCATCAGGGGAGGAGCGAGGGTCGAGATTAAAGGTGTGCAGGAGCTGGACATGATACCGGTCATCATCGAGCGCGAGATTGAGAGGCAGCTGAATCTGCTCAAAATCAGGGACGAGCTTCGCGAGAGGGGCGTTAAGCCGGAGGACATCAAGGAGGAGTTCCACGATGTCACAGATATATTCGAGAACACCGAGTCCAAGATAATCGCAAGGACGGTAAAGAGGGGCGGAAAGGTTCTGGCCGTCAAGCTGCCAAAGTTCAGAGGCCTAATCGGCAGGGAAATCCAGCCTGGGAGGCGGCTCGGCACCGAGATGGCGGACAGGGCGAAGAAGTACGTGAAGGGCATCTTCCACATTGACGAATTACCGAACTATGGAATTACAGAATTAGAGGTTAATGGGGTTATCGAAAAACTTGGCCTCGGCGAGGAGGATGCGTTCGTTCTCGTCGCGGCCGACGAGGAGAGGGCAAAGAACGCCCTCCACGAGGTCGTTCAGAGGGCCAGGGAGGCCATCGAGGGCGTTCCTGAGGAGACGAGGAGGGCCCTGCCGGACGGCAACACCCAGTACATGCGCCCCCTCCCCGGGAAGGCCAGGATGTATCCGGAAACGGACATACCGCCCATACTGATAACCAGCGAGATGAAGGACGATATACTGGCGAACCTGCCCGAGCTCCCGCAGGAGCGCGTCGAGCGCTATGTGAAGGAGTACGGGATAGACAAAAGCTTAGCAGAAACCCTGGTGAACGACGAGCGCGACGAGCTCTTCGAGGAGCTGATAGCCCGGGGCGTCAAGCCATCCCTAGCGGCTTCGATACTCGTGGTGGTTCTCAAGGGACTCAAGAAGGAGGCACCCATCGAGAACATCACCGATGACCACATCAGGGAAGCCTTTGACCTCTACCTCAACGGGAAGATAGCCAAGGAGGCCTTCGAGGAGATATTCAAGGAGCTCGCAAAGAACCCAAAGAAGAGCGCCGCCCAAGTGGCGGAGGAGAAGGGCCTGACGCTCCTCAGCGAGGAGGAGGTCGAGAGAATCATCGACGAGGTTGTTCAGGCCAACATAGACGTCATCAAGGCCAAGGGAATGGGCGCGATGGGCATGATCATGGGCAGGGCCATGGCAAAGCTCCGCGGAAGGGCGGACGGAAAGCTCGTGAGCACCCTGGTGAGAAAGAAGATTGGGGAGCTGAGCTGA
- a CDS encoding 50S ribosomal protein L21e — protein MVKKAHSFRRKTRGKLSKSPRRRGLPPLTRFLQEFETGQKVHIVIEPSYHRGMPDPRFHGRTGTVVGKRGDAYVVQIKDGGKVKTFFIHPVHLRAQKG, from the coding sequence ATGGTCAAAAAGGCCCACAGCTTTAGGAGGAAGACCCGCGGGAAGCTCAGCAAAAGCCCCAGGAGGAGGGGACTTCCGCCTCTCACCAGGTTCCTTCAGGAGTTTGAGACCGGGCAGAAGGTCCACATAGTTATCGAGCCGAGCTACCACAGGGGCATGCCAGACCCCAGGTTCCACGGAAGAACCGGAACCGTCGTTGGAAAGCGCGGCGATGCCTACGTCGTCCAGATTAAGGACGGCGGTAAGGTTAAGACCTTCTTCATCCACCCGGTTCACCTCAGGGCCCAGAAGGGATGA
- a CDS encoding tRNA pseudouridine(54/55) synthase Pus10 gives MIIETAGRILESHELCDHCLGRLFAKLGRGTNEERGRAIRFVLNMERSARGLAPIKEPDGCELCGNVFERISELVEAMRKASEDIEFETFLVGSRFPEEIRGEEGAIWEEFGIETAEPINREFNRELGKAFGRVTGKETAGNPDVVFIVEPYSGKIELQINPVYVYGRYRKLVRGIPQTPLPGFEDSVASIICRAFSKAFGGKCVFKGAGREDVDVRMLGNGRPFVVEIKRPRRRRPDLNAIEGEINASGKVEVLNLRSISPKEAEEVLTRNHRKEYLALVRVDDGVTPEEAEDVAEKLEGLEIRQRTPWRVRKARADKVRVRRVHRAEARWLDEKHFELRLVTDGGLYIKELVSGDRGRTKPSVSDLLGKSAWCERLDVLNILDH, from the coding sequence ATGATAATCGAAACGGCCGGGAGGATTCTTGAATCTCATGAACTATGCGACCACTGCCTGGGCAGACTCTTCGCAAAGCTCGGTAGGGGGACGAACGAGGAGCGGGGAAGAGCTATACGCTTCGTCCTCAACATGGAGCGCTCCGCAAGGGGTTTAGCGCCCATAAAGGAACCCGATGGGTGTGAGCTGTGCGGCAACGTATTCGAGAGAATTTCGGAACTCGTTGAGGCGATGCGAAAGGCGAGCGAGGATATAGAGTTCGAGACGTTCCTCGTCGGCTCCCGCTTCCCCGAGGAGATACGCGGGGAGGAAGGGGCCATCTGGGAGGAATTTGGAATCGAAACAGCCGAGCCGATAAACCGCGAGTTCAACCGCGAGCTGGGGAAGGCCTTCGGAAGAGTAACTGGGAAGGAGACCGCCGGGAACCCCGACGTGGTTTTCATCGTTGAGCCTTATTCCGGTAAAATCGAGCTTCAGATAAACCCCGTTTACGTTTACGGTCGCTATCGGAAGCTTGTGCGCGGAATTCCTCAGACGCCTCTGCCAGGCTTCGAAGACAGCGTCGCCTCGATAATCTGCCGGGCGTTTTCGAAGGCCTTCGGGGGAAAGTGTGTCTTCAAAGGTGCCGGAAGGGAGGACGTCGACGTTCGGATGCTAGGCAACGGGCGGCCTTTTGTGGTTGAAATTAAGCGCCCCAGACGGAGGAGGCCCGACCTCAACGCGATAGAGGGGGAGATAAATGCAAGCGGAAAGGTGGAGGTTCTGAACCTGCGCTCCATCTCACCGAAGGAGGCCGAAGAAGTCCTCACGCGGAATCACCGCAAGGAGTACCTCGCCCTCGTCCGTGTTGATGACGGGGTGACGCCGGAGGAGGCCGAGGACGTTGCTGAGAAGCTTGAGGGGCTTGAGATTCGTCAGAGAACCCCCTGGCGCGTGCGGAAGGCGAGGGCCGATAAAGTTCGCGTCCGGAGGGTTCACAGGGCGGAGGCGAGGTGGCTCGATGAAAAGCACTTCGAGCTTCGCCTCGTCACGGACGGGGGTCTGTACATTAAAGAGCTTGTATCCGGCGATAGGGGACGCACGAAGCCCTCGGTGAGCGACCTGCTCGGAAAGTCCGCCTGGTGTGAGAGGCTGGACGTGCTGAACATTCTCGACCACTGA
- the gatD gene encoding Glu-tRNA(Gln) amidotransferase subunit GatD: MRKVERFMKDKNLEVGDYVRIIEKENGNTSVYEGIVMNPYELSSGETLTLKLDNGYNIGILVDQIVSVEIIEKVAPGEELRFEEVFPKKPGLPSVAIIGTGGTIASRIDYKTGAVHAAFTAEELAKAVPEIFDIANITPKLLFNIMSEDMRPEYWVKIAHEVAGMLNNGEDGVVIAHGTDTMAYTASALSFMLRDLGKPVILVGSQRSSDRPSSDAAMNLICSVRMATADFGEVAIVMHGETGDTYCLAHRGTKARKMHTSRRDAFRSINDVPLAKIWPEGKIEFLRGDYRKRTGSEVWVDDEMEERVALLKAFPGIQPEVIDFFVDRGYKGLVIEGTGLGHVPTYLIDSIKRATEEGLTVCMTSQCLYGRVNLNVYSTGRRLLQAGVIPCEDMLPETAYVKLMWVLGHTDDPKEVREMMLTNYAGEITPYTRFDTFLR; this comes from the coding sequence ATGCGGAAAGTTGAGAGGTTTATGAAGGATAAGAATCTAGAAGTCGGAGATTACGTCCGCATAATCGAAAAGGAGAATGGAAACACGAGCGTCTATGAGGGCATCGTGATGAACCCCTACGAGCTGTCCAGCGGCGAAACCCTCACACTGAAGCTCGACAACGGCTACAACATCGGGATACTGGTCGACCAGATTGTGTCGGTTGAAATCATCGAGAAGGTAGCCCCCGGGGAAGAGCTGAGGTTCGAGGAGGTCTTTCCCAAGAAGCCGGGCCTCCCGAGCGTTGCGATAATCGGAACCGGCGGAACCATAGCGAGCAGGATTGACTACAAAACCGGTGCCGTTCACGCGGCCTTCACCGCAGAGGAGCTTGCCAAGGCCGTTCCGGAGATATTCGACATAGCGAACATAACGCCGAAGCTGCTCTTCAACATAATGAGCGAGGACATGCGCCCGGAGTACTGGGTTAAGATAGCCCACGAGGTCGCGGGAATGCTGAACAACGGAGAAGATGGGGTTGTCATCGCCCACGGAACGGACACTATGGCCTACACCGCCTCGGCGCTCAGCTTCATGCTCCGCGATCTCGGAAAGCCGGTCATTCTCGTAGGCTCCCAGAGGAGCTCCGACAGGCCGAGCAGCGACGCGGCGATGAACCTGATATGCTCCGTCCGGATGGCGACTGCCGACTTCGGTGAGGTCGCAATCGTTATGCACGGCGAGACCGGCGATACGTACTGCCTGGCCCACCGCGGAACCAAGGCTAGGAAGATGCACACGAGCAGGAGGGACGCCTTCAGGAGCATAAACGACGTTCCGCTCGCAAAGATATGGCCGGAGGGCAAAATCGAGTTCCTCAGGGGTGACTACAGGAAGAGAACCGGGAGTGAGGTCTGGGTGGACGACGAGATGGAGGAGCGCGTAGCCCTCCTCAAAGCGTTCCCAGGAATCCAGCCGGAGGTCATAGACTTCTTCGTTGACAGGGGATACAAAGGGCTCGTCATCGAGGGAACTGGTCTCGGACATGTGCCAACGTACCTCATCGACTCGATAAAGCGCGCCACGGAGGAAGGCCTCACCGTCTGCATGACCAGCCAGTGCCTCTACGGCAGGGTGAACCTCAACGTCTACTCAACCGGAAGGAGACTCCTACAGGCAGGCGTTATCCCCTGCGAGGACATGCTGCCTGAGACGGCCTACGTCAAGCTCATGTGGGTTCTAGGCCACACCGACGACCCGAAGGAAGTGCGCGAGATGATGCTGACGAACTACGCCGGAGAGATAACGCCCTACACGAGGTTTGACACGTTCCTGAGGTGA
- a CDS encoding DUF655 domain-containing protein has protein sequence MDRYRRHSYRESLEKKRRNVEYEEYAYVLDYLPEGYTDLRTGRRTGKPVAQVIGEKAFTLLEVAPKEDLMLYERVFIGKGQRDKILMINKKIHHDELTATAKAELPYVVEEIVKNNEERFVQFFNMAPPITNRLHSLELLPGIGKKHMWEILDERKKEPFKSFDDLRHRVKGLPDPAKMIAKRVVDELEGKDRYRLFVGSRRIFRV, from the coding sequence ATGGATAGGTACCGGAGACATTCTTACAGGGAAAGCCTCGAAAAGAAGAGGCGGAACGTTGAGTATGAGGAGTACGCATATGTGCTGGACTATCTGCCCGAGGGTTACACCGATTTGAGGACCGGTAGGAGAACCGGGAAGCCCGTGGCGCAGGTTATAGGTGAGAAGGCATTCACTCTCCTTGAGGTAGCCCCCAAGGAGGACCTCATGCTGTACGAGAGGGTTTTCATCGGCAAGGGGCAGAGGGACAAGATACTCATGATAAACAAGAAGATTCATCACGATGAGCTGACGGCCACCGCCAAGGCAGAGCTTCCCTACGTTGTCGAGGAGATAGTCAAAAACAACGAGGAGAGGTTTGTTCAGTTCTTCAACATGGCACCCCCGATAACCAACAGGCTCCACAGCCTTGAACTGCTGCCCGGAATAGGCAAGAAGCACATGTGGGAGATACTGGACGAGCGCAAGAAGGAACCCTTCAAGAGCTTCGATGACCTCCGCCACCGCGTTAAGGGACTCCCCGACCCGGCAAAGATGATAGCCAAGCGCGTCGTCGATGAGCTTGAGGGCAAGGACAGGTACAGGCTCTTCGTCGGCTCCAGGAGGATATTCCGCGTATGA
- a CDS encoding radical SAM protein: MIIAIVDGYTDEPAGLGVPPYLGIYPRYAYGAIKKARRDAAVFYLTIDDLRATFDGERGIATKNKTPNFPKTREILQKADIIVYIGGLHTPGKYLSAVPSQVEEVARFLKPLPGIKILGGPAFMGSAHAGGTRISSRELTMAEAVFDHIVYGDLEAFLHDFLKNPHDADPFRFRTYEELRDYAVVGAEVVRQFPDYPDFVIAEIETQRGCPKAMGMGGCSFCTEPVRYGTVENRPVGDIVDEVEVLYRLGVRHFRVGRQSCIFSYMAKPNGRVPVPNPEAIEKLFAGIRSVAPEVKTLHVDNANPAVIANYPDESARIARALIKYGTPGNVVAFGLESADPKVAKLNNLNATAEETYEAVKLLNRIGGRRGYNGMPWLLPGINIIFGLPGETKKSYEMTFQFLKRLLDEGLMVRRINIRQVVVFPGTPLWRMRDKVKTEKHKKLIQHYRYKIRHEIDLPMLKRLVPVGTVLRDVRAEVFENGLTYGRQIGSYPLIVGIPKEIELNRFYNVLIVGHGFRSITGVPVPVNVNTETPKVLQHLPGIGKKNVVRILSKRPFKDENEFFRTVGEDKRKMLDGLITV, from the coding sequence ATGATAATTGCCATCGTTGACGGCTACACCGACGAACCGGCCGGCCTCGGCGTTCCGCCGTACCTCGGGATATACCCGCGCTACGCCTACGGGGCCATAAAAAAGGCACGGAGGGATGCCGCGGTTTTCTACCTGACCATAGACGACCTTCGGGCCACCTTTGATGGTGAAAGGGGAATAGCCACCAAAAACAAGACCCCAAACTTTCCCAAAACGCGGGAAATTCTCCAAAAGGCCGACATCATCGTCTATATCGGCGGTCTGCACACCCCCGGCAAGTACCTCTCGGCCGTGCCCTCGCAGGTTGAGGAAGTGGCTAGGTTTCTAAAGCCGCTCCCTGGAATTAAAATCCTCGGGGGGCCTGCGTTCATGGGATCGGCCCATGCCGGTGGTACTAGGATAAGCTCCCGCGAGCTGACGATGGCAGAGGCAGTTTTTGATCACATAGTTTACGGCGACCTTGAGGCGTTTCTCCACGATTTCCTAAAGAATCCTCACGATGCTGACCCCTTCCGCTTCAGAACCTATGAAGAGCTCAGGGACTACGCGGTTGTTGGGGCGGAGGTGGTCAGGCAGTTCCCCGATTATCCGGATTTTGTAATAGCTGAAATTGAGACCCAGCGGGGCTGTCCTAAGGCCATGGGGATGGGGGGGTGCTCCTTCTGCACCGAACCCGTGCGTTATGGGACAGTGGAGAACCGGCCGGTGGGGGATATCGTTGATGAAGTTGAGGTTCTCTACCGGCTCGGCGTCAGACACTTCCGCGTTGGACGGCAGAGCTGCATATTCTCCTACATGGCGAAGCCGAACGGCCGCGTTCCGGTTCCAAATCCGGAGGCGATAGAGAAGCTTTTCGCGGGAATCCGCTCCGTCGCTCCGGAGGTCAAGACCCTCCACGTGGACAACGCCAATCCTGCAGTCATAGCCAACTATCCGGATGAGAGTGCGAGGATTGCAAGGGCGCTCATAAAGTACGGCACCCCGGGGAACGTTGTTGCCTTCGGCCTTGAAAGCGCCGATCCGAAGGTTGCCAAGCTGAACAACCTGAACGCGACAGCGGAGGAGACCTATGAAGCTGTTAAGCTCCTCAATAGGATTGGAGGAAGGAGGGGCTACAACGGAATGCCATGGCTTTTGCCGGGGATAAACATAATCTTCGGCCTGCCGGGCGAGACGAAGAAGAGCTACGAGATGACATTCCAGTTCCTTAAACGCCTTCTGGATGAGGGACTGATGGTGAGGCGTATAAACATAAGGCAGGTGGTCGTCTTCCCGGGAACTCCGCTGTGGCGCATGAGGGATAAAGTGAAAACTGAGAAGCACAAGAAACTCATCCAGCACTACAGGTACAAGATACGGCACGAGATTGACCTCCCAATGCTGAAACGCCTCGTTCCAGTGGGGACGGTTCTCAGGGACGTTCGTGCGGAGGTCTTTGAGAACGGTCTCACCTACGGGAGGCAGATAGGAAGCTATCCCCTCATCGTCGGGATTCCCAAGGAGATTGAGCTTAACAGGTTCTACAACGTCCTCATAGTTGGACACGGCTTCAGGAGCATTACGGGTGTTCCGGTACCCGTGAACGTGAACACCGAGACTCCTAAGGTTCTTCAGCACCTGCCTGGGATTGGGAAGAAAAACGTTGTGAGAATCCTCTCAAAGCGGCCCTTCAAGGACGAGAACGAGTTTTTCCGCACCGTTGGGGAGGATAAAAGGAAGATGCTGGACGGGCTGATCACCGTGTAG
- the rsmA gene encoding 16S rRNA (adenine(1518)-N(6)/adenine(1519)-N(6))-dimethyltransferase RsmA, translating into MRERLFSLISKYGLRANSDLGQNFLIVPDIIERNVERAELSENDTVLEVGPGLGVLTDVLSRRAGKVYAIEKDRRLVEILRKEYDWPNVEIIEGDALRVEFPEFNKIVSNLPYQISSPITFRFLRHEFERAVLIYQLEFAQRMVAEPGDRNYSRLSLMVRAKAHAELVERIGRGAFWPRPKVDSAVVVLEPKPKDERMELNEDLVRALFQHRRSTVLAALKKSHHMLGLSREEFKRVRGVLSAMPHAKKRVFQLSPKDVLDIEGFLKEEGVLTRP; encoded by the coding sequence ATGAGGGAGCGCCTCTTTTCTCTCATTTCTAAATATGGCCTGAGGGCGAATTCTGACCTTGGACAGAACTTTCTGATAGTGCCGGATATAATCGAACGGAACGTCGAGAGGGCGGAGCTGAGCGAAAACGACACCGTCCTCGAAGTTGGTCCCGGTCTCGGGGTTCTCACCGATGTCCTGAGCAGGCGCGCCGGGAAGGTCTACGCCATCGAGAAGGACCGGCGTCTCGTCGAGATACTCCGGAAGGAATACGACTGGCCGAACGTCGAGATAATAGAGGGCGACGCACTGCGGGTTGAGTTTCCAGAGTTTAACAAGATAGTCTCCAACCTCCCCTATCAGATTTCGTCCCCCATAACCTTCCGCTTTTTGAGGCATGAGTTCGAGAGGGCCGTTCTCATATACCAGCTGGAGTTCGCCCAGAGGATGGTGGCGGAGCCGGGGGATAGGAACTACTCCCGCCTCTCGCTGATGGTTCGGGCAAAGGCCCACGCCGAGCTTGTGGAGCGCATCGGAAGGGGTGCCTTCTGGCCGAGGCCGAAGGTTGACTCCGCGGTTGTGGTGCTCGAACCCAAGCCGAAGGACGAACGGATGGAACTCAACGAAGACCTCGTGAGGGCGCTCTTTCAGCACAGGAGGAGCACGGTTCTTGCCGCCCTGAAGAAATCCCACCACATGCTCGGCCTCAGCAGGGAGGAATTCAAACGGGTCCGCGGCGTTCTCTCTGCGATGCCCCACGCTAAAAAAAGGGTTTTTCAGCTTTCCCCGAAGGATGTTCTTGACATAGAGGGTTTTCTGAAGGAGGAGGGTGTTCTCACCCGCCCCTGA
- a CDS encoding transcriptional regulator has product MMTRRQRIIKLLEERDYSPGELALALELRGRGAKKTVLEDLRAIQKTLKREGKVLLIKPAECRKCGFVFRPEINVPSRCPRCRSEWIEEPRFKIEAR; this is encoded by the coding sequence ATGATGACTCGTCGGCAGCGCATAATAAAGCTTTTGGAGGAGCGGGACTACTCGCCGGGGGAGCTTGCACTGGCCCTCGAACTGAGGGGCAGGGGGGCGAAGAAAACCGTGCTGGAGGACCTGAGGGCCATCCAGAAAACCCTCAAGCGCGAGGGGAAAGTGCTCCTCATAAAGCCCGCCGAGTGCAGAAAGTGCGGCTTCGTCTTCCGGCCAGAAATCAACGTTCCCTCGCGCTGTCCCAGGTGCAGGTCGGAATGGATAGAGGAGCCAAGGTTTAAGATTGAGGCCAGATAG
- a CDS encoding RNA polymerase Rpb4 family protein gives MIGRKKLEERYLTISETRELLERRKAEGMEENPEEPMFYEARVSLEHAERFAKLKPEQAVELKGKLMELFDWVDERLAAKLVDLMPEDYFDIRVIFSKEDYMPTKEEAEEIIKLLDDYRE, from the coding sequence ATGATCGGGAGAAAGAAGCTCGAGGAGCGCTACCTCACGATATCCGAAACCAGGGAGCTCCTTGAGCGCAGAAAAGCCGAAGGGATGGAGGAGAACCCGGAGGAGCCGATGTTCTACGAGGCTAGGGTTAGCCTTGAGCACGCCGAGCGCTTTGCGAAGCTCAAACCCGAGCAGGCGGTTGAGCTGAAGGGGAAGCTCATGGAACTCTTCGATTGGGTGGACGAGAGGCTCGCCGCGAAGCTCGTCGACCTGATGCCGGAGGACTACTTCGACATACGGGTAATCTTCAGCAAGGAGGACTACATGCCCACAAAAGAGGAAGCAGAGGAGATAATAAAGCTCCTCGACGACTACAGGGAGTGA
- a CDS encoding ferritin family protein, with protein MTPVKPDLENRIHDIVERLMELDERAMLSYWIGAEIDEAEMYNALAKKAEEYSWDSRVAALFRALAKESLNHAESLLTEYRQIYGGDALVDSDVPSIEVELSSEELEEYVRSGRLSDLIEVLMEGEKIARDIYAYMAERASGSLRETLLKLSEIEDGHYSRLARLREELLRGG; from the coding sequence GTGACCCCCGTGAAACCCGACCTGGAGAACCGGATACACGACATCGTGGAGAGGCTCATGGAACTTGACGAGAGGGCCATGCTCTCTTACTGGATTGGGGCGGAGATAGACGAGGCCGAGATGTACAACGCCCTCGCCAAAAAAGCCGAGGAATACAGCTGGGATTCCAGGGTGGCGGCTTTGTTTAGAGCACTGGCCAAGGAAAGCCTGAACCATGCGGAGTCCCTTCTCACGGAGTACCGACAGATTTACGGAGGGGATGCGCTGGTTGACAGCGACGTTCCGAGCATAGAGGTGGAACTGTCCTCTGAGGAGCTTGAAGAGTACGTTAGGAGCGGCAGACTCTCCGACCTGATAGAGGTCCTCATGGAGGGAGAGAAGATAGCCCGGGATATCTACGCGTACATGGCGGAGAGGGCCTCCGGAAGTCTGAGGGAGACCCTGCTCAAACTCTCGGAGATAGAGGACGGCCACTACAGCAGACTGGCACGGCTGAGGGAGGAGCTCCTCAGGGGCGGGTGA